The window GCAATGAATGAACGGTCCTCCCGTATTTCAGGTCACCGATCATGAAAATATTCAGATCTTCAAGGGTTCCCTGTGTCTTTTGTATCGAATAAAGATCGAGGAGGGTCTGCGAGGGATGCTGGTTGGCCCCATCCCCGGCATTGATAACAGGAACGGAAGCAATTTCACTGGCATACCTTGCACTTCCTTCAAGCGGGTGCCGCATCACGATCAGGTCAACATAATTATTGACCATTTTTATGGTATCTTTCAGGGTTTCTCCTTTCGTAACGCTGGAACAACTCGCATCTGCAAATCCGACGACCCTTCCTCCAAGCCGTTGTACTGCAGTCTCGAAACTCAGTCTGGTACGGGTAGATGGTTCAAAGAACAGGGTTCCTACCAACTTACCGGATAGAATATCCTGTGTCGGTTTTTTTTCAAATTCAGCAGCAATACGGAGTACATCTAAATATTCCTCCTTGTTGTAATCGGTAATGGATACTAAACTTCGGTTCGGCATAGCTGTTGGATTTTTCAGGTTGTGATACCCCAAAAATAGTTATTTTACTGATTATGGCAATAAAATCAGGTTTAATTTTCGGGGGTTATTTTCAGTGATCCGATCAATTCAAGACGTTGCATCATTTGTTCGGTTTGGCTTTTTCTTACCCTGACTTTCATGGAGCATGCCATATTAAAATCCTGGGAAAAGCATTCCAGCCCCATATCTTTGGTCACTTTGATTATCTGGTTCATGTCCGGATATTCAAACGTGAAACGATATACTTCAGTGACGATACCGGGAACAGTCCGGGCATTGGTCAATGCATCGGCAGCGGCATGCTTGTATGCCTGTATCAGGCCGCCGACCCCCAGCAAGATCCCTCCAAAATACCGGACTACGACCACCAGGACATTCGTCAATCCGTATGAATCGATTTGCCCGAGGATCGGTTTACCTGCAGAATTAGACGGTTCACCGTCATCATTGGCCCGGTAAAGCATTCCTTCCGTTCCCAGGCGCCATGCATAGCAATGATGACGTGCATCAAAATATTTCTTACGTAGAGCAGCTATTTTTTCTTTGATGACTTCCTCGTTGTCAACAGGATATGCAAAAGCCAGGAATTTACTGCCCTTGTCTTTGTAAACACCTTCGGAATCTGCTGCTATGGTTAAGAATGTATCCTTCAAATCCTTTTTTCAGCTATTTTTCTACTGGGGAAAGAGTTAGAAGCAGTGAAGAGTGCCCGCTTCAGATCTGTTTTTTGATTTTTTGTCAGAAGAGTTAATGAAATAGGAGGATACTTTGCCACTCCTTTAGGGGTTTTCTGATACAGCACCAACATATCTTTTTTGTTAAAGAAAGAGGTGATGATCTCATACTTGTGGAAAGTAAATTTGGATATTTCTATGGTTTTGGGCTTTCCGTAAAGATTCCGTAGCGAATAAAACCGGAATAAAAGGTTTTTATGGCTGTTTGAAAAATAGAGATATGTGTATTCCATTTTAAACTGGAACCAGTATAAAATCAGGAATATTAATGAAAGCCCGCCCAGAATGAGTGTTTTTACAACAGTACTCGTGTTTATGAGAAATAATATGGCAGCAATGAACAGTACAAAAATGATGATGACAAACGTTTTGGTCCGCCATAATGTAGATGCTTCTTCTTTCGTATCAATGACCATGATGTGGTACTCCGGTTTTGTTTATAATATGAGTAATATCTATCCGAAACTGATTCCGATCCGTTTGGCTTGTTTGATCAGGAAATAATCAGGTTCTACCAGTCTTAATTTTCCACTTACCTCTTTCAGTGGTACGGATGTCATCTCGTTATGATGAATAGCCACCATCCGGCCAAATTGGTGTTTGTTCAGCATGGAAGCCGCATAAGTTCCCATGCGTGTGGCGATGATCCTGTCAAGAGGTGACGGACTTCCGCCGCGGAGCGTATAGCCCGGAACGGTAACACGTGTTTCCAGCTTTGTCTCCTTTTCTATTTGTTCGGCTATGTAGGCTCCTGCAGGGTAATTTTCTTTTTTACCGGTCTTGATCCCTTCGGCAACAACAACGATCGAATAAGGTTTTCCCTTGCGGTGCCGTTCCTGCAAAACTTCATTTACATGATCTATGCTGTAGGGTATTTCAGGGATCAGGATGATATCCCCGCCACCCGCGATTCCGGCATAAAGCGCTATCCATCCGGCATGGTGCCCCATCAGTTCGATCACCATGACCCTTTTGTGTGAATTGGCCGTGGAGTGTAACCTGTCGATGGCTTCGGTCGCAATATTTACAGCAGTATCAAATCCGAATGTGACATCAGTTCCCCACACATCATTATCGATGGTTTTGGGTATTCCAAGTACATTCAGCCCGATTTCCGATAACTGGGCTGCTGTTTTCTGGGTTCCGTTACCTCCTATGCAGACAATACAATCAAAACCCATCTTTGTGTAGTTCTGCTTGATCAGTTGTGGTTTGTCTGCAATCAAATCACCTTCTTTTTTCTTGAATGGTTTTTCCCTGGAAGTACCCAATATTGTTCCACCCAGGGTAAGTATCCCTGAAAGTTTTTGTTCGTCCAACGGGATGTAGTCATTGAACATCAATCCGGAAAATCCGTCTTGTATGCCGATTACCTCCATTCCATATGTAATGGCGGCTTTTCCTACTCCTCTTATGGTTGCGTTAATTCCCGGACAATCACCTCCTGCTGTTAAAATTCCTATTTTCACTTGCAGTTATTTATTAATTTCTTATTGGTCTGATTTTAAGCACTCAGTGCTATTTGTTGTTTTCTTAAATCGCATTGATCAGGTATATTACGTTTAGAAAGCATGGTGTTGTTTTATATTACTTATTTGGGAAGCACCAGTGCAAAGGTACCTCTTTTTTCCACCAGGCGTCCCATGGCTGTGCGGAATTTGATATAATAAGCATAAATACCTTCATTGGCTGGCTTTCCGTTTTTCAGCCGGCCATCCCATGCCTCTGTCAGGTTTTTTGTTTCAAATACTTTGGCTCCGTTGCGGTCGTATGCTATAAAAAGATACTCCTGCGGATCATATGAAAAATATGGGCGGTATTCGTCGTTTCTTCCGTCTCCATTAGGAGTGAATGCTTCAGGAACGAAGATATCACTTTCCGGTTGTATACATTTCCTGTTTGAAATGGCTTTCTGAGCGGAAGATGAAGGGTTTTCCGGTTCAGCTTCTATCCAGTAACAGATATCTCCGTCGATAGGGATACCCGAAACATCATCACGGTACGAAAGTTTGTCGGTACCGTCGTTTAAGGTGGCTATAATACGCTCCGAATTACTACCGATTTTCCTGTATACATTATATTTTGCCGGGACTCCCCATTCCGTGTATTTATCCCATTGAAGTGCATTGACCTGATCTTCCTGTAATAAATATATCCACAGTGCTGTCGCAATATTCGATTCCAGCGTATATTTATTTTTGCACAAATGCCACGCTGCCAGTTTATAATAATAGGTTTTTTCGCGTGTCTGGATATCGGGAAGTACCAGTTTATCACCTGTAATGTTTTCCAGTGTTCCCAGTGAGACATAGGAATAGTCGGATTTACTGGATCCCAGAAATTCATACACATGGGTTTCAGATGCCGGATCCAGCTGAAAAGTGATCTCCGCGATCCCCTGGTCATTATATTCTGTCCCTTCGGCTATGATATAGGTGGGAGGTGCCGGCATTTTTGTAAATACCTCAGTCCGGTAACTGGTGGTTTTGACTCCGTCACTTCTTTCAGCTTCAACATAGTAACTATATTGTTTGTTCTCTTCCGCCCTTAGTACGACATAACTCGTATCCTGGTCGGATACGGTCTTTACCAGTTCGGGAGTACCTCCGCCTTCCGGTATCTGCATCACTTTATAATTGATCAACGGCTTATAGGGAGGGCGGCTGGAATACCAGCCCTTGTATGGAT is drawn from Bacteroidales bacterium and contains these coding sequences:
- the pyrB gene encoding aspartate carbamoyltransferase produces the protein MPNRSLVSITDYNKEEYLDVLRIAAEFEKKPTQDILSGKLVGTLFFEPSTRTRLSFETAVQRLGGRVVGFADASCSSVTKGETLKDTIKMVNNYVDLIVMRHPLEGSARYASEIASVPVINAGDGANQHPSQTLLDLYSIQKTQGTLEDLNIFMIGDLKYGRTVHSLLMAMSHFNPTFYFISPEALKMPIEYKIYLRSQGIRFYEYP
- a CDS encoding YigZ family protein produces the protein MKDTFLTIAADSEGVYKDKGSKFLAFAYPVDNEEVIKEKIAALRKKYFDARHHCYAWRLGTEGMLYRANDDGEPSNSAGKPILGQIDSYGLTNVLVVVVRYFGGILLGVGGLIQAYKHAAADALTNARTVPGIVTEVYRFTFEYPDMNQIIKVTKDMGLECFSQDFNMACSMKVRVRKSQTEQMMQRLELIGSLKITPEN
- a CDS encoding 6-phosphofructokinase; protein product: MKIGILTAGGDCPGINATIRGVGKAAITYGMEVIGIQDGFSGLMFNDYIPLDEQKLSGILTLGGTILGTSREKPFKKKEGDLIADKPQLIKQNYTKMGFDCIVCIGGNGTQKTAAQLSEIGLNVLGIPKTIDNDVWGTDVTFGFDTAVNIATEAIDRLHSTANSHKRVMVIELMGHHAGWIALYAGIAGGGDIILIPEIPYSIDHVNEVLQERHRKGKPYSIVVVAEGIKTGKKENYPAGAYIAEQIEKETKLETRVTVPGYTLRGGSPSPLDRIIATRMGTYAASMLNKHQFGRMVAIHHNEMTSVPLKEVSGKLRLVEPDYFLIKQAKRIGISFG
- a CDS encoding gliding motility-associated C-terminal domain-containing protein, translated to MKKVYIQLFCVFLTGLFLMTHAMAQGPVTTPDEPILQSVSIDPISGDVTITWSMPDPPVSSVPYDGFIIFWLNYQTSDNYVIETIHDATARSYTFHPDSKILTPPMPDPRMTTVPFTIASFQNNPWTTSLRSDEDYAMQLSNKYDSCRAEIRLSWHPYKGWYSSRPPYKPLINYKVMQIPEGGGTPELVKTVSDQDTSYVVLRAEENKQYSYYVEAERSDGVKTTSYRTEVFTKMPAPPTYIIAEGTEYNDQGIAEITFQLDPASETHVYEFLGSSKSDYSYVSLGTLENITGDKLVLPDIQTREKTYYYKLAAWHLCKNKYTLESNIATALWIYLLQEDQVNALQWDKYTEWGVPAKYNVYRKIGSNSERIIATLNDGTDKLSYRDDVSGIPIDGDICYWIEAEPENPSSSAQKAISNRKCIQPESDIFVPEAFTPNGDGRNDEYRPYFSYDPQEYLFIAYDRNGAKVFETKNLTEAWDGRLKNGKPANEGIYAYYIKFRTAMGRLVEKRGTFALVLPK